The following proteins come from a genomic window of Anaerobutyricum hallii:
- a CDS encoding NAD(P)-dependent malic enzyme, whose translation MTNKEKALEMHKQWNGKLSVEAKCPVASAEDLAIAYTPGVAEPCRAIAENPKEAYTYTIKSNTVAVVSDGSAVLGLGNIGALAAMPVMEGKAALFKDFGGVNAFPICLDTQDTEEIIETVVRIAPAFGGINLEDIAAPRCFEIEERLDQMLDIPVFHDDQHGTAIVVLAGIINALKVVNKQKEDCKVVVNGAGSAGIAIAKMLLAYGFHDLTLCDRQGILCSGDPSLNWMQEKMTQVTNLSHKTGTLADAMKGADIFVGVSAPGIINQDMVRSMAKDSILFTMANPDPEILPHLAKEAGAKVVGTGRSDFPNQVNNVLVFPGIFKGALEGHATHITSEMKLAAAHAIAGLVPQEELSDNNILPHAFDPQIADVVSAAVKEYID comes from the coding sequence ATGACAAATAAAGAAAAAGCTTTAGAAATGCACAAACAATGGAACGGTAAACTTTCTGTAGAAGCCAAATGTCCGGTAGCTTCCGCAGAAGATCTTGCGATTGCATATACTCCCGGTGTTGCTGAGCCATGCCGCGCTATCGCAGAAAATCCTAAAGAAGCCTATACTTACACGATCAAGTCAAACACCGTAGCAGTGGTATCTGATGGAAGTGCCGTACTCGGACTTGGCAATATCGGTGCTCTTGCTGCTATGCCTGTTATGGAAGGAAAAGCTGCCCTTTTTAAAGATTTTGGCGGTGTTAATGCCTTCCCTATCTGTCTTGATACACAGGATACAGAAGAAATTATTGAAACTGTTGTCAGAATCGCCCCGGCTTTTGGTGGCATTAACTTAGAAGATATTGCAGCTCCACGCTGTTTTGAAATAGAAGAACGCCTTGATCAGATGCTTGACATTCCTGTTTTCCACGACGACCAGCATGGTACAGCTATCGTTGTTCTTGCAGGAATCATTAATGCATTAAAAGTTGTAAACAAACAAAAAGAAGATTGTAAAGTTGTAGTCAATGGTGCCGGTTCTGCCGGAATTGCTATCGCAAAGATGCTCTTAGCTTACGGTTTTCATGATCTAACACTTTGTGATCGTCAGGGAATACTGTGTTCTGGTGATCCTTCTTTAAACTGGATGCAGGAAAAGATGACTCAGGTTACAAATCTTTCTCATAAAACAGGAACTCTTGCCGATGCGATGAAAGGTGCTGATATTTTTGTCGGAGTATCCGCTCCTGGTATTATAAATCAGGATATGGTTCGTTCTATGGCAAAGGATTCTATCTTATTTACTATGGCGAATCCAGATCCGGAAATCCTTCCTCACCTTGCAAAAGAAGCTGGTGCAAAGGTTGTTGGTACCGGTCGCTCTGATTTTCCAAATCAGGTAAATAATGTACTTGTTTTCCCTGGCATCTTTAAAGGTGCCTTAGAAGGTCACGCTACACATATTACTTCTGAAATGAAGCTTGCTGCTGCTCATGCGATCGCTGGTCTGGTTCCCCAGGAAGAATTAAGCGATAACAATATTCTTCCACATGCATTCGACCCACAGATTGCTGATGTTGTAAGCGCTGCTGTCAAAGAATATATTGACTAG